Within the Streptomyces sp. R41 genome, the region AGACCGGTGGTGATGAAGACCGAGACGACGACCAGTGTGCCGAGCTTGGTCTTGATGGAGAAGGGCCGTACGCCGCCCCAGGGACCCGCGCTGCCGCGCTCCCCGAAACCACGCGCGCCGGCCCCGCGCTGCCCGAGCCCGCTCATCACATCAGCCCCCTCAAGAAGCTCCCGACGAAGGCCCGGCTCAGGGAGTCGGGGTCTCCAGCGCATAGCCCACGCCGTGGACCGTGCGGATCCGCTCGGCGCCGATCTTCCGGCGCAGCGCCTTGATGTGGCTGTCCACGGTCCGGGTACCGGAGGCGTCCGCCCAGTCCCACACCTCGGCGAGCAGCTGCTCGCGCGAGAGTACGGCACGGGGGGTGTTCGCGAGGCACACCAGCAGGTCGAACTCGGTGGGCGTCAGATGCACGTCCTCCGAGCGCACCCGCACCCGGCGCTGCGCGTGGTCGATCTCGAGTTCGCCGAGGCGCAGGATCCCGCTGCGCGGCGTCGAGGCGGCCACGACGGCGCGCTCGACCCTGCGCAGCAGGACATGCACGCGGGCGGCCAGCTCCCGCATCGAGAACGGCTTCGTCATGTAGTCGTCGGCGCCGACGCCGAGCCCGACCAGCATGTCGGTCTCGTCGTCGCGCGCGGTGAGCATCAGCACCGGCACCGGGCGCTGGGCCTGCACGCGGCGGCAGACCTCCAGGCCGTCGAAGCCGGGCAGCATGATGTCGAGGATCAGCAGGTCGGGCTGCC harbors:
- a CDS encoding response regulator transcription factor, with the protein product MEQTHTSHNGTAATPGAQRRVLVVEDDPTIVDAIAARLRAEGFLVQTAGDGPAAVDTAEAWQPDLLILDIMLPGFDGLEVCRRVQAQRPVPVLMLTARDDETDMLVGLGVGADDYMTKPFSMRELAARVHVLLRRVERAVVAASTPRSGILRLGELEIDHAQRRVRVRSEDVHLTPTEFDLLVCLANTPRAVLSREQLLAEVWDWADASGTRTVDSHIKALRRKIGAERIRTVHGVGYALETPTP